CCATCAGCTGGTCGATCGGACACTAATCAATAGGAATTGTTTGGGACCTATGAGGTGAGGTAAGGGCAATGGAAAAAGCGTTTCCGGGCTGTCTGAAATGTAAAACTGGAATCTTGATCCCCCTGTCTGACTATGGGCGGGACGGAGCCCCCATCATGTACAAGGCGTGGGTGTGCACCAATCCGGAATGCGGTTTCAACATCCGTATCGACAACGGTGAAATCAGTCGTGGAAGAGAGATCAAAGAATCGATGAAATAATCTGCACTGTTCCACACATTCGTAGGACTGATGTTAAAGGGTGACGCAGCTGACTGCGTTCACCCTTTTTAACATATAGGAAAACAGGATATGACGCTTTATTAAAGGCACTCCCTGTGTTGATAAAATATAAAATACACATCGCTTCGTTTCTCTTTGCGGTTGTCGTCTGGTTTCTGGTGGTCACGGACGGAACGTTTGATCATATCGTATCGGTTCCTATCCGCATGCCCGACAGCCCGCCCAACATGATTCTGGCAAAGTCGTTTCCGCAACAGGCCAAAATGCGTGTGCGCGGTCAAGGCATGACGCTGCTGGCCTATCTTTTATTTCGCGAAGCGCAGCTGGAGCCCAAAGTGGAGTGGAAAATCGGGCCGCAGACCGTGCACATGACGAAGGAGGATGTGGTTCTGAGCGGCGCCGCCAAATCGATCTCCGTATTGCAGCTGATCGATCCACTGGAGCGAACCATCGTCATTGAAAAACGGATGGAAAAAACAGTGGTGATAAAAACTCAGATCACCGTCAAACCAATGCCCGGCTATACGGTGGTGGACGAGCTGGTTTTTAATCCGGATTCTGTGACAGTGGCTGGACCGGCCTCGGTCATCCGCGCGATCGACGCGGTGTATACAAAAGAAAAAGTGTTGGAAAAAGTAAAACGCCCGGTGGCCGGCGAAGTCGAGTTAATCGTTCCTCCGGACCAGCGCATCGAGCTGTCACCTGCCGTGACGGCGTTCAGACAGGATGTGCAGAAATTGATGGAAAAACGCATCAGTCGCATTCCGATCCGGGTGATCAACGTGCCGGAAGGAGTCAGCGCGTTCGCCATTCCCGCTTCGCTGAGCCTGATTGCCGAGGGCGGGGTTCAGCGCATCTCCACGTTAACGGAAAAAGAGATCAACGCCTATATCGATTTTCCTCGCGCAGCGGAACGCGGCGGCGCCGATTACCCGGCCTACGTGGACCCTTTGCCCGGTGTTCGTTTCCGCTCTATTGAACCGAAGCGTTTTAAAGTCATTCTCGAAAGAAAAAATAAATGATCCTGCTGGGCATAGAGTCCTCCTGTGATGAAACCTCAGCAGCGGTGACCGACGATCGCCGCATTCTGTCCAATATCATCGCCACACAAAAAATCCACGAGACCTACGGCGGCGTAGTGCCCGAATTTGCCTCCCGCAGTCATCTTCAGCAGTTGGGCGGCCTGGTGCGCATCGCGCTGAAGCAGGCGGAGCGGAGGTTGACGGATGTGGACGCCATCGCGGTCACCTATGGTCCCGGGTTGGCTGGC
The sequence above is a segment of the bacterium genome. Coding sequences within it:
- a CDS encoding YbbR-like domain-containing protein, which encodes MLIKYKIHIASFLFAVVVWFLVVTDGTFDHIVSVPIRMPDSPPNMILAKSFPQQAKMRVRGQGMTLLAYLLFREAQLEPKVEWKIGPQTVHMTKEDVVLSGAAKSISVLQLIDPLERTIVIEKRMEKTVVIKTQITVKPMPGYTVVDELVFNPDSVTVAGPASVIRAIDAVYTKEKVLEKVKRPVAGEVELIVPPDQRIELSPAVTAFRQDVQKLMEKRISRIPIRVINVPEGVSAFAIPASLSLIAEGGVQRISTLTEKEINAYIDFPRAAERGGADYPAYVDPLPGVRFRSIEPKRFKVILERKNK